One Pantoea trifolii DNA segment encodes these proteins:
- a CDS encoding DNA internalization-related competence protein ComEC/Rec2, translating to MHMNWILLARLMIASALPLGLLPHIPTASVILTMVGFAVLLGLMPITLLRISGITLLMLAWTLNEARLMINAIEDLTATSIEATVRITEVREQKQQLTVQILRVGQRYQFPPLFVTLNSASTEQPFCAGQRWKMKLRLRAVHGRLNEGEFDLQRFALSNHTPLQGRIISQQAESLTCNWRTRFIDYHLAKFESIQQPAIMQALAFGIRANMTEKQRQLLRETGTAHLMAISGMHIALAASVGWLLARAIQVIFPAHLIGHLFPLLISIITAAIYTWVSGSHAPAQRAIIALMLWTGIRSVGWQLSGWQVWTLCIGALLALDPLTVLSESFWLSALAVAMLIVWYQWFPLPHRLRAKRRWLLLQLLHLQLGMMILMAPLQIFLFQGISLSAVLANLIAVPVVSFVTVPLILLAMLLPVPPISAGLWYLADLSIDKVLLVLQWLPAGWWAWSDTLPAIVLLWVGLLLWRSKLIYYSLMPCCSLVLAITLWRSSTQRDDWQIDMIDVGHGLAVAITQGKEVVLYDVGPGWKQDDAGSRVILPWLRYHSRSLHSLILSHKHLDHRGGLHSLLKINPAVVIRSALAEKGHLPCFRGQQWHWGKLQFTALWPPESQTQGQNNDSCVVRVDDGQFSVLLTGDIELEAERKIVALEKDALNATILQVPHHGSRTSSGALLLRNVAGKAAFASVARYNTWRMPAPAVVQRYRQQGYMWYDTAQSGQIHVGIRQGHWQIKGLREQIKPRWYHQWFGVKRDSR from the coding sequence ATGCATATGAACTGGATTCTTCTGGCAAGATTGATGATTGCTTCGGCGTTACCGTTAGGCCTGTTGCCGCACATACCCACAGCGAGCGTAATACTCACCATGGTTGGATTCGCGGTGTTACTCGGGTTGATGCCAATCACATTGCTGCGTATATCAGGGATTACTCTGTTAATGTTGGCCTGGACATTGAATGAAGCTCGGCTGATGATCAATGCAATTGAGGATCTGACTGCCACATCGATTGAAGCCACAGTACGAATTACCGAAGTGCGTGAACAAAAGCAGCAGCTAACCGTGCAAATCTTGCGAGTCGGCCAGCGTTATCAATTTCCACCTCTCTTTGTGACGCTCAATAGTGCTTCTACTGAGCAACCATTTTGTGCCGGTCAGCGCTGGAAGATGAAACTGCGACTGCGTGCCGTGCACGGCAGACTGAATGAAGGGGAGTTCGATCTGCAACGCTTTGCTTTGTCGAATCACACTCCGCTGCAAGGTCGCATAATCAGTCAGCAGGCGGAATCGCTAACCTGCAACTGGCGTACGCGTTTCATTGATTACCATTTAGCTAAATTTGAGAGTATCCAACAACCCGCAATTATGCAGGCTCTAGCGTTTGGCATACGTGCCAACATGACTGAAAAGCAGCGACAGTTGCTGCGGGAAACTGGCACCGCCCACTTAATGGCCATCTCAGGCATGCACATCGCATTAGCTGCCAGCGTTGGATGGCTATTGGCGCGTGCAATTCAGGTGATTTTCCCCGCTCATTTGATAGGCCATTTGTTTCCACTGCTGATTAGCATCATAACCGCAGCCATCTACACGTGGGTTTCTGGTAGCCATGCACCTGCTCAGCGCGCGATTATCGCGCTCATGCTTTGGACAGGTATTCGTAGCGTTGGTTGGCAACTCAGTGGCTGGCAAGTCTGGACGTTGTGTATTGGCGCATTGCTGGCCCTTGATCCTTTAACCGTTCTGTCAGAAAGCTTTTGGTTGTCAGCACTGGCGGTCGCGATGCTGATTGTCTGGTATCAATGGTTTCCATTGCCGCATCGCTTGCGTGCAAAACGTCGATGGCTGCTATTGCAATTGCTGCATCTGCAGCTCGGCATGATGATCCTCATGGCTCCGCTACAAATCTTCCTGTTTCAGGGAATAAGCCTGAGTGCTGTATTGGCAAATCTTATTGCGGTGCCGGTTGTGTCATTTGTCACGGTGCCGCTGATATTGCTGGCAATGCTCTTGCCTGTGCCGCCGATTTCAGCGGGATTGTGGTATCTGGCGGACCTTTCTATAGACAAAGTATTGCTGGTGCTGCAGTGGTTACCCGCTGGCTGGTGGGCATGGAGTGATACCTTACCCGCGATCGTGCTGCTTTGGGTGGGATTACTTCTTTGGCGCAGCAAGCTGATTTATTACAGCCTGATGCCGTGTTGTAGCCTGGTACTCGCGATTACCCTCTGGCGGAGTTCTACGCAGCGTGATGACTGGCAAATCGACATGATTGATGTGGGGCACGGACTGGCCGTTGCCATCACTCAGGGCAAAGAAGTGGTGCTCTATGACGTTGGACCCGGCTGGAAGCAGGATGATGCCGGTTCACGCGTCATCCTGCCATGGTTGCGGTATCACAGCAGGAGCCTTCATTCTCTGATCTTAAGCCACAAGCATCTTGATCACCGTGGTGGACTACACTCATTGCTCAAAATTAATCCAGCGGTAGTAATCCGTAGTGCCTTAGCGGAAAAGGGTCATCTGCCATGCTTCCGTGGCCAGCAGTGGCATTGGGGCAAATTGCAATTTACCGCCTTGTGGCCGCCGGAGAGTCAGACCCAGGGACAAAATAACGATTCGTGTGTGGTGCGAGTCGATGATGGGCAATTTAGCGTTTTGCTAACAGGTGATATTGAGTTAGAAGCCGAGAGAAAAATTGTCGCGCTGGAAAAAGATGCACTCAACGCGACGATTTTGCAGGTGCCGCACCACGGCAGCAGGACATCGTCAGGCGCGTTACTGTTACGTAATGTTGCTGGAAAAGCAGCATTTGCTTCGGTGGCGCGATATAACACCTGGCGTATGCCGGCACCAGCCGTAGTACAGCGCTATCGTCAGCAAGGCTATATGTGGTACGACACGGCTCAATCGGGGCAGATTCATGTGGGTATCAGACAAGGTCATTGGCAAATTAAGGGCTTAAGAGAGCAAATAAAGCCTCGCTGGTACCATCAGTGGTTTGGCGTCAAACGCGATTCCAGGTAG